A genomic window from Candidatus Methylarchaceae archaeon HK02M2 includes:
- the hemB gene encoding porphobilinogen synthase, producing the protein MEAFQYLSFPLIRLRRLRRTSALRDLMRKIRVNRSDLVYPIFVDERAQKPMPIESMPEYFRLPIEYVIKEVQQMIDLNIKALILFGVPSKKDETGSQAFAKDGVIQRTIRELKREFGDQIVIMTDICLCEYTTHGHCGILKDGEVDNDSTLKILEKVAVSQAQAGADIVAPSAMMDGQVKAIRNALDDSGFNHLGIMAYSAKYSSCFYGPFREAAESKPEFGDRKSYQMDYGNLNEALREVELDIHEGADIVMIKPALPYLDLIYRIKAKFDVPLAAYNVSGEYTLVKAAAQKGWIDEKSAILEILTSIKRAGADLIITYFAKDVELWID; encoded by the coding sequence ATGGAGGCATTTCAATATTTGAGTTTTCCACTAATAAGGCTAAGGCGATTGCGTAGGACATCTGCCCTTCGAGATTTGATGCGTAAAATCAGGGTAAATCGAAGTGACTTAGTTTATCCTATCTTCGTTGATGAACGTGCACAAAAACCTATGCCCATCGAGTCGATGCCAGAATATTTCCGATTGCCAATTGAATACGTGATTAAAGAAGTTCAACAAATGATCGACCTTAACATAAAGGCCCTAATTCTCTTCGGAGTGCCCTCAAAAAAAGATGAGACTGGTTCCCAAGCTTTCGCTAAAGATGGAGTTATTCAAAGAACAATTCGTGAATTAAAACGCGAATTTGGTGATCAAATTGTCATCATGACCGATATCTGCCTCTGCGAATATACTACCCATGGACATTGTGGGATATTAAAAGATGGGGAAGTTGATAATGACTCTACTCTCAAAATCTTAGAGAAAGTAGCTGTCAGTCAAGCTCAGGCTGGTGCGGACATCGTTGCTCCATCTGCTATGATGGATGGTCAGGTAAAAGCAATAAGAAATGCTTTGGACGATTCTGGCTTTAATCATTTAGGTATTATGGCGTACTCAGCAAAGTACTCTTCTTGCTTTTACGGTCCCTTTCGAGAGGCAGCTGAATCTAAGCCCGAATTTGGAGATAGAAAGAGTTACCAAATGGATTACGGAAATTTAAATGAGGCGCTGCGTGAAGTTGAGCTGGATATCCACGAAGGAGCGGATATAGTTATGATCAAACCAGCCCTACCATACCTAGACTTAATATATCGTATCAAAGCGAAATTTGATGTTCCTTTAGCTGCATATAATGTAAGTGGAGAATATACTCTGGTAAAAGCAGCTGCTCAAAAGGGATGGATTGATGAGAAATCTGCAATCCTTGAAATTCTGACAAGTATCAAGCGGGCTGGAGCAGATTTGATCATCACCTACTTTGCCAAGGATGTGGAACTATGGATAGATTAA